A genomic stretch from Neomonachus schauinslandi chromosome 16, ASM220157v2, whole genome shotgun sequence includes:
- the LOC110572899 gene encoding zinc finger protein 226-like, with product MNMFKETVTFKDVAVAFTEEELGLLDSAQRKLYQDVMLENFRNLVSVGHQPFKQDQWHIEREERLWLMKTATQIERNVGGNNQSELRTVQDRGPHEELSCWQIWQHIANDLSRCQNSMINSSQLHKQGDSPCQLGAGLSIQISEDENCILNCEVDGPNGTESSDFAILRAQDSWRKTSLTESQSYRNRYQQISMKNKLCQCKQDVDPISWISHHLDPGIHRSDQSYSDDDCEKDSMKISTLDQDSMTHTGQKPYECNECEKSCSDLSTFDLHQQLHSKVKSHTCSECGKGFRYSSVLRIHQRVHVEEKGYKCGECGKEFSQSSLLQTHQKVHTVEKPFKCEECGKGFGRRSALTVHCKVHTGEKPYHCEECGRAFSQASHLQDHQRVHTGEKPFRCDACGKSFSRNSHLQSHQRVHTGEKPYKCEECGKGFICSSNLYIHQRVHTGEKPYKCEECGKGFSRPSSLQAHQGVHTGEKSYICNVCGKGFTLSSNLQAHQRVHTGEKPYKCDECGKSFRRNSHYQVHLVVHTGEKPYKCEVCGKGFSQSSYLQIHLKAHRVEKPYKCEECGQGFNQSSRLQIHQLIHTGEKPYKCEECGKGFSRRADLKIHCRIHTGEKPYNCEECGKVFRQASNLLAHQRVHSGEKPFKCEECGKSFGRSSHLQAHQKVHTGEKPYKCEECGKGFKWSLNLDMHQRVHTGEKPYKCGECGKHFSQASSLQLHQSVHTGEKPYKCDVCGKVFSRSSQLQSHQRVHTGEKPYKCETCGKSFSWRSNLTIHHRIHAGDKSYNSNRSGKNIRESTQKNSCIK from the exons atgaACATGTTCAAG GAGACGGTGACGTTCAAGGACGTGGCGGTGGCCTTCACAGAGGAGGAGCTGGGACTGCTGGACTCTGCCCAGAGGAAGCTGTACCAGGACGTCATGTTAGAAAACTTCAGGAACCTGGTCTCAGTGG GACATCAGCCCTTTAAACAAGATCAGTGGCacatagaaagagaagagaggctCTGGTTGATGAAGACAGCAACCCAGATAGAGAGAAATGTAG GAGGGAACAATCAAAGTGAGCTGAGGACCGTTCAAGACAGAGGACCACATGAAGAGCTTTCCTGCTGGCAAATCTGGCAACACATTGCAAATGACCTATCCAGATGTCAAAACTCCATGATAAATAGTTCTCAGCTTCACAAACAAGGTGATTCCCCCTGCCAGCTTGGGGCAGGACTCTCTATTCAAATTTCTGAAGATGAGAACTGTATACTAAATTGTGAAGTGGATGGTCCTAATGGTACTGAAAGCTCAGACTTTGCAATTTTGAGAGCCCAGGACTCATGGAGGAAAACTTCTTTGACTGAGTCACAGAGTTATCGGAATAGATACCAACAAATTTCCATGAAGAATAAGCTGTGTCAGTGTAAACAGGATGTTGATCCCATCAGTTGGATTTCACATCACCTAGATCCTGGAATACACAGAAGTGACCAATCTTATAGCGACGATGATTGTGAGAAAGACAGCATGAAGATTTCAACATTGGACCAGGATAGTATGACTCACACAGGACAAAAACCTTATGAGTGTAATGAATGTGAAAAATCCTGCAGTGATCTCTCTACCTTTGATCTTCATCAGCAGTTACACTCAAAAGTGAAGTCTCATACCTGTAGTGAATGTGGAAAAGGCTTCCGTTATAGCTCAGTTCTTCGTATTCATCAGAGAGTTCACGTGGAAGAGAAAGGCTATAAGTGTGGTGAGTGTGGTAAGGAATTCAGTCAGAGCTCACTTCTGCAAACCCATCAGAAAGTCCACACTGTAGAGAAGCCATTTAAATGTGAGGAGTGTGGGAAGGGCTTTGGTCGTAGATCAGCACTTACTGTTCATTGCAAAgtccacacaggagagaagcctTATCATTGTGAGGAGTGTGGGAGGGCCTTCAGTCAGGCCTCTCATCTCCAGGACCATCAGAGAgtccacactggggagaaaccaTTCCGATGCGATGCATGTGGTAAAAGCTTCAGTCGGAATTCACATCTTCAATCCCATCAGAGAGTCCACACGGGAGAGAAACCATACAAATGTGAGGAGTGTGGGAAGGGCTTCATTTGTAGCTCAAATCTATACATTCATCAGAGGGTCCACACAGGAGAAAAACCCTACAAATGTGAGGAATGTGGTAAAGGCTTTAGTCGGCCTTCAAGTCTTCAGGCCCATCAGGGtgttcacactggagagaaatcCTACATATGTAATGTGTGTGGTAAAGGCTTTACTCTGAGTTCAAATCTTCAAGCACATCAGAGAgtccacacaggagagaagccaTACAAATGCGATGAGTGTGGGAAGAGCTTCAGGAGGAACTCCCATTATCAAGTTCATCTGGTAGTCCACACAGGggagaaaccctataaatgtgAGGTATGTGGAAAGGGCTTCAGTCAGAGTTCATATCTTCAAATCCATCTGAAGGCACACAGGGTAGAGAAACCTTACAAGTGTGAGGAGTGCGGGCAGGGCTTCAATCAGAGTTCCCGACTTCAGATTCACCAGCTGATCCATACTGGCGAGAAACCGTACAAATGTGAAGAGTGTGGGAAGGGATTCAGTCGTAGAGCAGATCTCAAAATTCACTGCAGaatccacacaggagagaaaccatataattgtgagGAGTGTGGGAAAGTATTCAGGCAGGCCTCAAATCTTCTGGCCCATCAGAGAGTCCATAGTGGAGAGAAACCATTCAAATGTGAGGAGTGTGGGAAGAGTTTTGGTCGCAGTTCACACCTTCAAGCCCATCAGAAAGTCCACACGGGAGAAAAGCCGTACAAATGTGAGGAGTGTGGGAAGGGCTTCAAATGGAGCTTGAATCTTGACATGCATCAGAGGgtccacacaggagagaaaccctacaaGTGTGGGGAGTGTGGGAAGCACTTCAGTCAGGCCTCAAGTCTTCAGCTTCATCAGAGCgtccacactggagagaaaccttacaagtGTGATGTGTGTGGTAAGGTCTTCAGTCGCTCTTCACAGCTACAGTCTCATCAGAGagttcacacaggagagaaaccttacaagtGTGAGACGTGTGGTAAGAGCTTCAGCTGGCGATCAAATCTTACCATTCATCACAGAATCCATGCTGGTGATAAATCCTATAACAGTAATAGGAGTGGGAAGAACATCAGAGAGTCCACCCAGAAAAATAGTTGtataaaatga